In Flavobacterium okayamense, a single window of DNA contains:
- a CDS encoding GNAT family N-acetyltransferase yields MRVYKCLHTNRFQFGDFYIEPIRHEDRLEIMTIRNEQLYHLRQAKPLTIEDQDNYFNTVVDALFNQEKPSQLLFSFFEKDEFIGYGGLVHINWIDKNAEISFVMKTALEKKNFSKYWSNYLKLIEQLAFNDLNFHKIFTYAFDLRPHLYEVLESCQFNEEARLKEHCFFEGSFLDVVYHSKINTNISFRKPTANDLKLYFDWANDKNVRMNSYQSNEISLEQHSQWFLNKLNDDSCFMYLFENHIGNPIGQVRIQKQNEQEAIIGISNDEKHRGKGYATKMLIAATENFLNENSSCLVNAFIKVENTASEKAFQKAGFKLTEIVNYEGFSSFHYIISK; encoded by the coding sequence GTGAGAGTTTATAAGTGTTTACATACTAATCGATTTCAATTTGGTGATTTTTACATCGAACCTATTCGTCATGAAGATCGATTAGAAATTATGACAATAAGAAACGAACAGCTTTATCATCTAAGACAAGCTAAACCATTAACAATTGAAGATCAAGATAATTATTTTAATACAGTTGTAGATGCTCTTTTTAATCAGGAAAAGCCTAGTCAATTATTATTTTCTTTTTTCGAAAAGGATGAGTTTATTGGTTATGGTGGATTAGTACATATTAATTGGATTGATAAAAATGCTGAAATCTCTTTTGTTATGAAAACAGCTCTTGAAAAAAAGAACTTTTCAAAGTATTGGTCAAATTATCTAAAATTGATTGAACAATTGGCATTTAATGACTTAAATTTTCATAAAATCTTTACTTATGCTTTCGATTTAAGACCGCATTTGTATGAGGTTTTAGAATCTTGCCAATTTAATGAAGAAGCTAGGTTGAAAGAGCATTGTTTTTTTGAAGGTAGTTTTTTGGACGTTGTTTATCATTCTAAAATAAACACAAATATAAGTTTCAGAAAACCAACAGCTAATGATTTAAAATTGTATTTCGATTGGGCAAATGATAAAAATGTACGTATGAATTCGTATCAATCAAATGAAATTTCATTAGAACAACATTCGCAATGGTTTTTAAATAAATTAAACGACGATTCTTGTTTTATGTATTTGTTTGAAAATCATATTGGAAATCCAATCGGACAAGTTCGTATTCAAAAGCAAAACGAACAGGAAGCAATTATTGGAATTTCTAATGATGAAAAACATAGAGGTAAAGGTTATGCAACAAAAATGTTAATTGCAGCAACCGAAAATTTCTTAAATGAAAATTCAAGTTGTTTAGTTAATGCATTTATTAAAGTAGAAAATACTGCTTCAGAAAAAGCATTTCAAAAAGCAGGATTTAAACTAACAGAAATAGTTAATTATGAAGGCTTTTCTAGCTTTCACTATATAATTTCAAAATGA
- the pseI gene encoding pseudaminic acid synthase, with amino-acid sequence MKIAHFNIDKNSPVFIIAELSANHNGSLETALETVRAAKRAGADCIKLQTYTADTITLDSNKEDFVIKGTIWDGRKLHDLYKEAYTPWEWHEEIFKVAKEEGLVCFSSPFDFTAVDFLEELDSPAYKIASFEITDIPLIEYVASKGKPVIMSTGIATLEDIELAIDACHRMGNHDIAILKCTSSYPAPIEEANMLMVKDFAERFNILSGLSDHTMGATVPIVATTFGAKIIEKHFILDRSIGGPDASFSMNEKEFRDMVVAVREAEKAIGVVDYTLTEKQAKGKDFSRSLYIAEDIKSGETFTHKNLRSVRPGFGLHPKYLNELLGKKAKLNLEKGTPMKLEYAE; translated from the coding sequence ATGAAAATAGCTCATTTTAATATCGATAAAAACTCACCAGTATTTATAATTGCAGAACTCTCTGCAAACCATAATGGTAGTTTAGAAACGGCTTTAGAAACTGTTAGAGCAGCTAAAAGAGCAGGAGCAGATTGTATTAAATTGCAAACGTATACTGCAGATACAATTACACTAGATAGTAATAAAGAGGACTTTGTTATAAAAGGAACTATTTGGGACGGTAGAAAACTTCATGATTTATATAAAGAAGCGTATACGCCTTGGGAATGGCATGAAGAAATCTTTAAAGTAGCCAAAGAAGAAGGTTTAGTTTGTTTCTCATCTCCTTTTGATTTTACTGCAGTAGATTTTTTAGAAGAGTTGGATAGTCCAGCGTATAAAATTGCCTCTTTTGAAATAACAGATATTCCACTTATAGAATATGTGGCATCAAAGGGTAAGCCTGTAATTATGTCAACAGGTATTGCCACCTTAGAAGATATTGAATTGGCAATTGATGCTTGTCATAGAATGGGTAATCATGATATTGCAATATTAAAATGTACATCAAGTTATCCTGCACCAATAGAAGAAGCTAATATGTTAATGGTTAAGGATTTTGCAGAGAGATTTAATATTTTAAGTGGTTTGTCAGATCATACAATGGGAGCAACGGTTCCAATTGTTGCAACTACATTTGGCGCTAAAATTATTGAAAAGCATTTTATTTTAGATAGAAGTATAGGCGGACCAGATGCTTCTTTTTCAATGAATGAAAAAGAGTTTAGAGATATGGTTGTTGCTGTTCGAGAAGCTGAGAAAGCAATTGGAGTAGTTGATTATACTTTAACTGAAAAACAAGCGAAAGGGAAAGATTTCAGTAGATCTTTATATATAGCAGAAGACATAAAAAGTGGCGAAACTTTTACCCATAAAAATTTACGCTCTGTTAGACCAGGTTTTGGCTTACATCCTAAATATTTAAACGAATTATTAGGAAAAAAAGCTAAACTAAACCTTGAAAAGGGAACACCAATGAAGTTAGAATATGCAGAATAG
- a CDS encoding glycosyltransferase, which translates to MFKHLLITRFNLKNPEWKQLTKNNESLLDNSWMNERLELFANYCFPSISNQTNQNFEWLLYFDSTTSEIHKSKIAEIIGNKNNVKTFFIDGMPVFNESIIKYVEENISAEYLITSRIDNDDCIHKDFINEIQKHFDKQDFLAIDNIEGYTLQIEPNFILGKKEHIFNPFISLIEKNEHPKTVWHYVHNMWKKEPRLIHVTEKRLWLSVIHGKNKVNEFDGYGNIKWNTLKNDFIVSDKVSKKIENDQLPFSKWWFLSLRNFLYVKRVLLSKQVKKMLGVYKK; encoded by the coding sequence ATGTTCAAACATCTTTTAATTACTAGATTCAATCTTAAAAATCCAGAATGGAAGCAATTAACTAAAAACAACGAATCGCTTTTAGACAATAGTTGGATGAATGAACGACTAGAATTATTTGCTAATTATTGTTTTCCATCAATAAGTAACCAAACCAATCAAAACTTTGAATGGTTATTGTATTTTGATAGTACAACAAGTGAAATTCACAAAAGTAAGATTGCAGAAATCATAGGCAATAAAAACAATGTTAAAACTTTCTTTATCGATGGAATGCCTGTTTTTAATGAAAGTATTATTAAATATGTTGAGGAAAACATTTCTGCAGAATACTTAATTACCTCAAGAATTGACAATGATGATTGTATTCATAAAGATTTTATAAATGAAATTCAGAAACATTTCGACAAACAAGATTTCTTAGCTATTGATAATATTGAAGGATATACTTTACAAATTGAACCTAACTTTATTTTAGGCAAAAAAGAACACATTTTTAATCCGTTTATAAGTCTAATTGAGAAAAATGAGCATCCAAAAACGGTTTGGCATTATGTTCATAATATGTGGAAAAAAGAACCTCGATTAATTCATGTAACCGAAAAAAGACTTTGGTTATCTGTAATTCACGGAAAAAACAAAGTGAATGAATTTGACGGTTACGGAAACATAAAATGGAATACGCTTAAAAATGATTTTATAGTTTCGGATAAAGTATCAAAAAAAATTGAGAACGACCAATTGCCGTTCTCAAAATGGTGGTTTTTAAGTCTTCGTAATTTTTTATATGTTAAGCGTGTATTATTAAGTAAACAAGTCAAAAAAATGCTTGGTGTTTACAAAAAATAA
- a CDS encoding lipopolysaccharide kinase InaA family protein, with protein MKKVFRPNFNYLENQFDSILNKFKKEGELIGSEKRNVIKFFDLEDGTKVNVKSFKKPNTLNAIIYGYIRKSKAQRSFEYATLLLEKGIGTPQPFAYYENKSILGLEHSYYFSNQQDIDLMFRNLVFDPSYPNRKEIIKQTAQFFFKVHNEGIEFIDNTAGNTLIKKVDENEYQFYLVDLNRMSFHANLSMEQRARNIAKLTIEEDINSILAKEYAKLYQVDENEFFQLLMKEANGFLERFNRRKKIKKKIKFWKK; from the coding sequence ATGAAGAAAGTTTTTCGCCCAAATTTTAACTATTTAGAAAATCAGTTTGATAGCATTTTAAATAAATTTAAAAAAGAAGGCGAATTAATTGGTTCCGAAAAACGAAATGTAATAAAGTTTTTTGATTTAGAAGATGGAACTAAAGTAAACGTAAAGTCTTTTAAAAAGCCTAATACATTAAACGCAATTATTTATGGCTACATAAGAAAATCAAAAGCCCAACGCTCTTTTGAATATGCAACATTACTTCTAGAGAAAGGAATAGGAACACCTCAACCTTTTGCATATTATGAGAATAAATCCATTTTAGGTTTAGAACATAGTTATTATTTCAGTAACCAACAAGATATTGATTTGATGTTCAGGAATTTAGTATTTGATCCAAGCTATCCTAATCGTAAAGAAATAATTAAACAAACTGCGCAATTCTTTTTTAAAGTTCACAATGAAGGCATTGAATTTATTGATAATACTGCGGGAAATACTTTAATTAAAAAAGTTGACGAGAATGAATATCAATTTTATTTGGTAGATTTGAATAGAATGAGTTTTCATGCTAATTTGAGTATGGAACAACGTGCACGAAATATTGCTAAACTTACTATTGAGGAAGACATTAATTCAATTTTAGCAAAAGAGTACGCTAAGTTATATCAAGTAGATGAAAATGAGTTCTTTCAATTGTTAATGAAAGAAGCTAATGGTTTTCTAGAACGATTTAATAGAAGAAAGAAAATAAAAAAGAAGATTAAATTCTGGAAAAAGTAG